From the genome of Novosphingobium sp. TH158, one region includes:
- a CDS encoding MFS transporter: MTYVRELRDNWRPLLAATIGVGTGMSLAGTVISTMAPSLIKSNGWSPSDFAYVGTLGLFSSLVLPFVGRLADVLGVRMTALIGMVAMPVIYLLLSLMDGSIGTYSMLFVAQGVIGMTTTATVFCRLAVQYIQKSRGMALAIVASGPALFGMIVGPILNSIVETQGWRDGYQFLAMFAVVAGIVTFLLIPPGSKSHGVASTKRRARDDYPMIFRNPAFWMLGASMLLCNLPQTIPQAQLKNLILENGMTGMMMGQATIALLLGQLSGRLIAGFAIDRMNPYRVAFLTMALPSIGLFFIASSMDAHVLLLLSVYFIGFTFGAEGDVVAFLVARRFGVGVYSSVMGLITAITSFSTSIGAAFLGFTLAKTGNFVVFLLVTGVGVILGSLLLLLLGRNEKLPEEA; this comes from the coding sequence ATGACCTACGTCCGCGAATTGCGCGATAACTGGCGCCCGCTGCTGGCCGCAACCATCGGGGTCGGCACGGGCATGTCGCTCGCCGGCACGGTCATCAGCACGATGGCTCCCTCTCTGATCAAGAGCAACGGCTGGTCTCCCTCCGATTTTGCCTATGTCGGCACCCTGGGGCTGTTTTCCTCGCTGGTCCTGCCCTTCGTCGGACGCCTGGCAGACGTGTTGGGCGTGCGGATGACCGCGCTGATCGGCATGGTCGCCATGCCGGTGATCTACCTGCTGCTCAGCCTGATGGATGGCTCGATCGGCACCTACAGCATGTTGTTCGTTGCCCAGGGCGTGATCGGCATGACCACGACCGCCACGGTCTTCTGCCGTCTCGCCGTGCAATATATCCAGAAATCGCGCGGCATGGCGCTTGCCATTGTCGCATCCGGCCCGGCGCTTTTCGGCATGATCGTCGGCCCGATCCTCAATTCCATCGTCGAAACGCAGGGCTGGCGCGACGGCTACCAGTTCCTTGCGATGTTCGCCGTGGTGGCCGGCATCGTCACCTTCCTGCTGATCCCGCCAGGATCGAAGAGCCACGGCGTTGCCAGCACGAAACGGCGCGCGCGTGACGATTACCCGATGATCTTCCGCAATCCCGCCTTCTGGATGCTGGGCGCATCGATGCTGCTGTGCAACCTGCCGCAGACCATTCCGCAGGCGCAGCTCAAGAACCTGATCCTTGAAAACGGCATGACCGGGATGATGATGGGGCAGGCCACCATCGCGCTGTTGCTGGGCCAGCTTTCGGGGCGGCTGATCGCCGGTTTCGCGATCGACCGGATGAACCCCTATCGCGTGGCCTTCCTGACCATGGCCCTGCCCAGCATCGGCCTGTTCTTCATCGCAAGCAGCATGGATGCCCATGTCCTGCTGCTGCTGTCGGTTTACTTCATCGGCTTCACCTTCGGCGCGGAAGGCGATGTCGTGGCCTTTCTCGTTGCCCGGCGGTTCGGTGTGGGGGTCTATTCCTCGGTGATGGGCCTGATCACTGCCATCACCTCGTTCTCCACCTCGATCGGTGCGGCATTCCTGGGCTTTACCCTGGCCAAGACGGGGAACTTCGTGGTCTTCCTGCTGGTCACCGGCGTGGGCGTGATCCTTGGTTCGCTGCTGCTCTTGCTGCTCGGCCGTAACGAGAAGCTGCCCGAGGAAGCCTGA
- a CDS encoding cystathionine gamma-synthase family protein, which translates to MSVPPTPRRKPKAQVTTIGDRPLKPSTLMMGHGYDPTLSEGSLKPPIFLTSTFAFPSAAEGKRFFEGITGKRPGGAEGLVYSRFNGPNQEILEDRLAVWDGAEDALVFSSGMSAIATLLLAFCNQGDVIVHSGPLYAATEGFIAKTLSRFGIGYVDFPAGAAQGEIEAALQKGRQLAEDQGSRVAMVYLESPANPTNALVDVEAVNAARNAVLGADVPIAIDNTFLGPLWQQPLRQGADVVVYSLTKYAGGHSDLVAGGLSGAKRWMDPVRMLRNTMGTILDPNTSWMLLRSLETVELRMTRSGENAAKVCAFLRQHPKVEGLGYLGMIDDPAQADIFRRHCSGAGSTFSVFIKGGEAECFRFLDALKIAKLAVSLGGTETLASHPASMTHLSVPDERKAQLGITDNLVRISVGIEDADDLIADFEQALAAV; encoded by the coding sequence ATGTCCGTTCCCCCTACCCCCCGCCGCAAGCCCAAGGCCCAGGTCACCACGATCGGCGATCGGCCGCTCAAGCCTTCCACCCTGATGATGGGTCACGGCTATGACCCCACTTTGTCGGAAGGGTCGCTGAAGCCGCCGATCTTCCTTACCTCCACCTTCGCCTTTCCCAGTGCGGCTGAGGGCAAGCGGTTCTTCGAAGGCATTACCGGCAAGCGGCCCGGCGGGGCCGAAGGACTGGTCTATTCCCGCTTCAACGGCCCGAACCAGGAGATTCTCGAAGATCGCCTGGCCGTCTGGGACGGTGCAGAGGATGCGCTGGTGTTCTCCAGCGGGATGTCGGCCATTGCCACCCTGCTGCTGGCCTTCTGCAACCAAGGCGACGTCATCGTCCATTCCGGCCCGCTTTATGCCGCGACCGAGGGGTTCATTGCAAAGACGCTTTCGCGTTTCGGCATTGGCTATGTCGATTTTCCGGCCGGGGCCGCGCAGGGAGAAATCGAGGCGGCGCTGCAAAAGGGCAGGCAGCTGGCGGAAGATCAGGGCAGCAGGGTCGCCATGGTCTATCTGGAAAGCCCGGCAAACCCGACGAACGCGCTGGTAGACGTGGAGGCGGTAAATGCCGCGCGCAATGCAGTGCTAGGCGCCGATGTGCCGATCGCGATCGACAACACCTTCCTCGGCCCGCTGTGGCAGCAACCGCTGAGGCAGGGTGCGGACGTGGTTGTCTATTCGCTGACCAAATATGCCGGCGGCCATTCCGATCTCGTGGCAGGCGGGCTTTCGGGCGCAAAGCGCTGGATGGATCCGGTACGCATGCTGCGCAACACCATGGGCACAATCCTCGATCCCAATACCTCGTGGATGCTGCTGCGCAGCCTCGAGACGGTGGAACTGCGCATGACCCGCTCGGGGGAGAACGCGGCGAAGGTCTGCGCCTTCCTCAGGCAGCATCCGAAGGTGGAAGGGCTGGGCTATCTCGGCATGATCGACGATCCGGCGCAGGCAGACATCTTCCGCCGCCACTGCAGCGGCGCAGGCAGCACCTTTTCCGTGTTCATCAAGGGCGGCGAGGCAGAATGCTTCCGCTTCCTTGATGCGCTGAAGATCGCCAAGCTCGCGGTCAGCCTGGGCGGCACCGAAACCCTGGCCAGCCACCCGGCGAGCATGACCCACCTTTCCGTGCCCGACGAGCGCAAGGCGCAACTGGGCATCACCGACAACCTCGTGCGGATATCCGTGGGCATCGAGGACGCCGACGACCTGATCGCGGACTTCGAACAGGCGCTTGCCGCCGTCTGA
- a CDS encoding DASS family sodium-coupled anion symporter encodes MTTRRIGFWLGLAGFILTLLVPPPGSMPDAAWPAAGLVWWMAVWWMTEALPLYATAILPFIVLPLVGVADANKTASAYYSPIMFLFIAGAFLALAIERTGLHRRLALFIMGLAGAKPWQLLLGVMMATALLSSVISNTSTALIMMPMALAMLAAGGVKEGETEGIAGALPMGIAFAASIGGLGTLIGTPTNAIAVGLIDKALGVKITFLEWSIYGMPIVLIAVPLAAFIIARVQNLRHDTFDPAAARAAIAQATIWSTPERRLLPVFVLAMGAWIAQPWLEGLFPKGGLTDGTIAAIAGLVLFVLPDGTGRPMLLWREANRAPWDVVLMFGGGLALAMGMTESGLAAWMGEMLLPLKSVPLPVVALALVAFVILITEFASNIATASGIMPVVAALVVALGGDPILLALPAAIASTWGFMLPAGTGPNAIAWGTGHVALGRVVKAGLALDLAGVFLIVGVVWMVHAVV; translated from the coding sequence ATGACGACGCGAAGGATCGGCTTCTGGCTTGGCCTGGCCGGTTTCATCCTGACCTTGCTGGTGCCGCCGCCCGGATCGATGCCCGATGCGGCATGGCCCGCAGCTGGCCTCGTCTGGTGGATGGCGGTCTGGTGGATGACCGAGGCGCTGCCGCTCTATGCCACGGCAATCCTGCCTTTCATCGTCCTGCCGCTGGTGGGAGTGGCCGATGCCAACAAGACGGCGTCGGCCTATTATTCGCCGATCATGTTCCTGTTCATCGCCGGCGCCTTCCTGGCCCTGGCAATCGAGCGGACCGGCCTGCACCGACGGCTGGCGCTGTTCATCATGGGCCTGGCCGGGGCAAAGCCGTGGCAATTGCTGCTGGGGGTGATGATGGCGACGGCGCTGCTGTCCTCAGTCATTTCCAACACCTCCACTGCCCTGATCATGATGCCCATGGCGCTGGCCATGCTGGCTGCGGGCGGCGTGAAGGAGGGCGAGACCGAGGGCATCGCCGGCGCCCTGCCGATGGGCATCGCCTTTGCCGCATCGATCGGCGGCCTCGGCACGCTGATCGGCACGCCGACCAATGCCATCGCCGTCGGACTGATCGACAAGGCACTGGGCGTGAAGATCACCTTCCTTGAATGGAGCATCTACGGCATGCCGATCGTGCTGATCGCCGTGCCGCTGGCCGCCTTCATCATCGCCCGTGTCCAGAACCTCAGGCATGACACCTTCGATCCGGCCGCCGCGCGCGCGGCTATTGCGCAGGCGACCATCTGGAGCACGCCGGAACGCAGGCTGCTGCCGGTTTTCGTGCTGGCAATGGGTGCCTGGATTGCTCAGCCCTGGCTTGAGGGGCTGTTCCCCAAGGGCGGCCTGACCGACGGCACCATCGCCGCCATTGCGGGCCTTGTCCTGTTCGTCCTGCCCGACGGGACCGGTCGCCCGATGCTGCTGTGGCGCGAAGCCAATCGCGCGCCCTGGGACGTGGTGCTGATGTTCGGCGGGGGGCTGGCACTGGCCATGGGCATGACCGAATCCGGCCTTGCCGCCTGGATGGGCGAGATGCTGCTGCCGCTGAAATCGGTGCCGCTCCCGGTGGTGGCACTGGCGCTGGTGGCCTTCGTCATCCTTATCACCGAATTTGCCAGCAACATCGCGACGGCCAGCGGCATCATGCCGGTCGTCGCGGCGCTGGTAGTGGCGCTGGGTGGCGATCCGATCCTGCTGGCCCTGCCGGCTGCGATTGCTTCCACCTGGGGCTTCATGTTGCCGGCTGGCACCGGGCCGAACGCGATTGCCTGGGGCACCGGGCACGTCGCGCTCGGCCGCGTGGTGAAGGCCGGGCTCGCGCTCGATCTTGCCGGTGTGTTCCTGATCGTCGGGGTGGTCTGGATGGTCCACGCGGTGGTCTGA
- a CDS encoding VOC family protein: MSEADSSGAGRVLGIGGLFFRSPDPERLSAWYRAHLGVGAGCSGTGEPAGEWTWKAAGGDTVFVPFRQDSDYFAADKAFMINLRVSGIDALVDRREAAGIMAERRAEWDDPAVGRFARIHDPDGNAIELWEPPAS, encoded by the coding sequence ATGAGCGAGGCTGACAGCAGCGGTGCAGGAAGGGTGCTGGGGATCGGCGGATTGTTCTTCCGGTCGCCGGATCCGGAGCGGCTTTCGGCCTGGTATCGCGCGCACCTGGGCGTTGGTGCGGGCTGTTCGGGCACCGGCGAGCCCGCCGGCGAGTGGACGTGGAAGGCCGCGGGCGGGGATACCGTCTTCGTCCCGTTCCGGCAGGACAGCGATTACTTCGCCGCCGACAAGGCGTTCATGATCAACTTGCGGGTAAGCGGCATCGATGCCCTCGTCGACCGGCGGGAAGCGGCAGGCATCATGGCCGAGCGGCGTGCCGAATGGGACGATCCCGCAGTCGGGCGATTCGCCCGGATCCATGATCCGGACGGCAACGCCATCGAATTGTGGGAACCCCCGGCCAGCTGA
- the infC gene encoding translation initiation factor IF-3, whose amino-acid sequence MLQPPVKSGPRYNHLIQSDKVRVIDENGENIGVMYTREAIEQAADVGLDLVEVSPNADPPVCKFLDVGKFRYEAQKKANLARKTQKTQEIKEIKMRPNIDDHDYDTKMKAIHKFIGEGDKVKVTLRFRGRELAHQQLGMNLLRRVQEDTAEIAKIEAYPRMEGRQMLMVISPK is encoded by the coding sequence ATGCTGCAGCCCCCAGTAAAGAGCGGGCCGCGCTACAATCACCTCATCCAGTCGGACAAGGTCCGCGTGATCGATGAGAACGGTGAAAACATTGGCGTCATGTACACCCGCGAAGCAATCGAGCAGGCGGCCGATGTCGGCCTTGACCTGGTAGAGGTTTCGCCCAACGCCGATCCGCCGGTCTGCAAGTTCCTCGATGTCGGCAAGTTCCGCTACGAGGCTCAGAAGAAGGCCAACCTCGCCCGCAAGACCCAGAAGACGCAGGAGATCAAGGAGATCAAGATGCGTCCGAACATCGACGATCATGACTATGATACGAAGATGAAGGCGATCCACAAGTTCATCGGCGAGGGCGACAAGGTCAAGGTCACCCTGCGCTTCCGCGGTCGCGAACTGGCCCACCAGCAGCTCGGCATGAACCTGCTGCGCCGGGTGCAGGAAGACACGGCGGAAATCGCCAAGATTGAGGCCTATCCCCGCATGGAAGGCCGCCAGATGCTGATGGTCATTTCACCGAAGTGA
- a CDS encoding [protein-PII] uridylyltransferase yields MTFQRIANQRAIIDRRALAAAIADKVAEQGAERARQRVVELLREAMKSGRAEIARRLAEKPSAGNECATAQAFLVDQLVRVIHDHVVGDVYRASNRSTGERITVMAVGGYGRGEMAPHSDVDIGFLTPGKQTPWCEQVIEAILYFLWDLGLKVGHSSRSLDDMVRMGRSDLTIRTALLEGRYVWGDQDLFDEATRRFWAEVVAGTEREYVTDKLVERNERHKRLGDSRYVVEPNVKEGKGGLRDLHTLYWIGKYIHKVRSASELVDVGLLTATEYRAFKRAETFFWAVRCHLHTITNRAEDRLTFDLQREVAARMGFADRPGKSAVERFMQYFFLQAKRVGALSGLFLAQLDEQFARKQPKGLLAGFRARSRTLAGGWRVFGGKIDTPSDDWFEKDPVRLIELFHLADTHRLEIHPSAMRRAARDAKLIDAAVRADPRANALFLDLLTSRNDPETVLRWMNEADVFGRFVPDFGRVNAQMQFDMYHHYTVDEHTIRAIGLLAQIERGERKEDHPLATRLLPQIRSRRVTYCAVLLHDIAKGRGGDHSVLGAEVARKLCPRFGLDAGETELVSWLVRHHLMMSDTAFRRDLADWKTITDFVEVVQSIENLRQLTLLTIVDIRAVGPTTWNSWKRQLLGDLYEASEERLRLGHAQHGRSERVARKKDKVRELLGKQGKLVDSVGKQLGDAYWIAEPEDIIAWNVRQLEASKGAALHVACEYYAARGATLVTVIAADHPGLFYRIAGGIHLAGGNIIDARIHTAKNGVAVDNFLVQDPLGRPFSEGDQLKRIETMIADALANRVKLVPRLAARPLARPRAEAFTVRPGVAFDNKASNRFTVIEVAARDRPALLNRLARALFEARLIVHSAHIATYGERAVDTFYVTDLLGEKLEHAGRIKEVEATLLEAAGEETVEVEAA; encoded by the coding sequence TTGACGTTTCAACGCATTGCCAACCAGCGCGCCATCATCGACCGGCGCGCGCTTGCCGCCGCCATTGCCGACAAGGTCGCCGAACAAGGGGCGGAGCGCGCGCGCCAGCGGGTGGTGGAACTGCTGCGCGAGGCGATGAAATCCGGGCGGGCGGAAATCGCCAGGCGGCTGGCTGAGAAGCCATCTGCCGGCAACGAATGCGCCACGGCACAAGCCTTCCTCGTCGACCAGCTGGTGCGGGTGATCCACGATCACGTGGTGGGCGATGTCTACCGCGCGAGCAACCGTTCCACTGGCGAGCGTATCACCGTGATGGCGGTGGGCGGCTATGGCCGGGGCGAGATGGCGCCGCATTCGGACGTGGACATTGGCTTCCTGACGCCCGGCAAGCAGACCCCCTGGTGCGAGCAGGTGATCGAGGCGATCCTCTATTTCCTGTGGGACCTGGGCCTGAAGGTCGGCCATTCCAGCCGCAGCCTCGATGACATGGTGCGCATGGGGCGCAGCGACCTGACGATCCGCACCGCGCTTCTGGAAGGGCGCTATGTCTGGGGCGATCAGGACCTGTTCGACGAGGCGACCCGCCGGTTCTGGGCCGAAGTCGTCGCCGGGACCGAGCGCGAATACGTGACCGACAAGCTGGTCGAGCGCAACGAACGGCACAAGCGTCTTGGCGACAGCCGCTACGTCGTCGAACCCAATGTCAAGGAAGGCAAGGGCGGGCTGCGTGACCTGCACACGCTCTACTGGATCGGCAAGTACATCCACAAGGTGCGCAGCGCTTCCGAGCTGGTCGATGTCGGGCTGCTGACGGCAACGGAATACCGCGCGTTCAAGCGGGCGGAGACCTTCTTCTGGGCGGTGCGCTGCCACCTGCACACCATCACCAACCGCGCCGAGGACCGCCTGACCTTCGACCTCCAGCGCGAGGTTGCCGCCCGCATGGGCTTTGCCGACCGCCCGGGCAAGAGCGCGGTCGAGCGGTTCATGCAGTACTTCTTCCTCCAGGCAAAGCGCGTGGGGGCCTTGAGCGGCCTGTTCCTGGCCCAGCTGGACGAGCAGTTCGCCCGCAAGCAGCCCAAGGGCCTGCTCGCCGGGTTCCGCGCCCGCTCGCGCACACTGGCAGGTGGCTGGCGCGTATTCGGCGGCAAGATCGACACGCCATCGGACGACTGGTTCGAAAAGGATCCCGTCCGCCTGATCGAGCTGTTTCACCTCGCCGATACGCACCGGCTGGAAATCCACCCTTCGGCCATGCGCCGGGCGGCCCGCGACGCCAAGCTGATCGACGCTGCCGTGCGCGCCGATCCGCGCGCCAATGCCCTGTTCCTTGACCTGCTGACCAGCCGCAATGACCCGGAAACCGTCCTGCGCTGGATGAACGAGGCGGACGTCTTCGGCCGCTTCGTGCCCGATTTCGGCCGGGTCAACGCGCAGATGCAGTTCGACATGTACCACCACTATACGGTGGACGAGCACACGATCCGCGCCATCGGCCTGCTGGCGCAGATCGAGCGGGGCGAGCGCAAGGAAGACCACCCTCTTGCCACCCGGCTGCTGCCGCAGATCCGCTCGCGCCGGGTCACCTATTGCGCGGTGCTGCTGCACGATATCGCCAAGGGGCGCGGCGGGGACCATTCGGTGCTTGGTGCCGAAGTGGCGCGCAAGCTTTGCCCGCGCTTCGGCCTCGATGCCGGCGAGACGGAACTCGTCTCTTGGCTGGTGCGCCATCACCTGATGATGAGCGACACCGCCTTCCGTCGCGATCTTGCCGACTGGAAGACGATCACCGATTTCGTCGAGGTCGTGCAGTCGATCGAGAACCTGCGCCAGCTGACCCTGCTGACGATCGTCGATATCCGCGCGGTCGGCCCCACCACCTGGAACAGCTGGAAGCGCCAGCTGCTGGGCGATCTTTACGAGGCGTCGGAGGAACGGCTGCGGCTGGGCCATGCGCAGCACGGCCGCAGCGAACGCGTGGCGCGCAAGAAGGACAAGGTCCGCGAGCTGCTGGGCAAGCAGGGCAAGCTGGTCGATTCCGTTGGCAAGCAACTTGGCGATGCCTACTGGATTGCCGAACCCGAAGACATCATCGCCTGGAACGTCCGCCAGCTTGAGGCATCGAAGGGCGCCGCGCTGCACGTGGCCTGCGAATACTACGCCGCGCGCGGGGCAACGCTCGTCACGGTGATCGCCGCCGACCATCCGGGGCTGTTCTATCGCATCGCGGGCGGCATCCACCTTGCCGGCGGCAACATCATCGATGCGCGCATCCACACCGCGAAGAACGGCGTGGCGGTGGACAATTTCCTCGTGCAGGATCCGCTGGGCCGCCCGTTCAGCGAAGGCGACCAGCTCAAGCGCATCGAAACGATGATTGCCGATGCCCTGGCCAACCGGGTGAAGCTGGTGCCGCGCCTTGCCGCCCGGCCACTTGCCCGCCCGCGCGCCGAGGCCTTTACCGTGCGCCCCGGTGTTGCCTTCGACAACAAGGCCTCCAACCGCTTTACCGTGATCGAGGTGGCGGCGCGGGACCGCCCCGCCCTCCTCAATCGCCTTGCCCGCGCGCTGTTCGAGGCGCGCCTGATCGTCCATTCCGCCCATATCGCCACTTATGGCGAACGCGCGGTCGACACATTCTACGTCACGGACCTGCTCGGCGAGAAACTGGAACACGCCGGTCGCATCAAAGAGGTGGAGGCAACCCTGCTCGAAGCTGCCGGTGAGGAAACCGTGGAAGTGGAAGCTGCATGA
- a CDS encoding class I adenylate-forming enzyme family protein, which yields MPSDLDLTLRKVMDGLTAPGAMLETATQEVRGQTYTVFRNAPPSLPALFDAYGSAHAAKDFIVDGELRLTFGETLALAREVGAGLVNRHGLQRGERVGIAARNSANWIIAYMGVLFAGGCVALLNGWWTGEELAGGIRLADCRLILADASRAARLEAIDHGGEVLLFDHGDPREGLACLLGSGEATLPALRGDDLATILFTSGSTGQSKGAVSDHRAVVQATINFAAQTLMLYTYHAGLGQVPDRQPAALVAVPLFHVTGEIPLMLQSMITGRKLVIMPRWDAVEAMRLIEREQVSYFIGVPLMSHEIAMHPDRGRFDLSTCFHFAAGGAPRPASHVRAIRDALPTGYPILGYGLTETNAVGCGNFNENYLDKPNSTGPASKPLVDLAILDDARQPLGPGAVGEVAIRSVCNFLGYWRNEEATRACLTEDGWFLSGDLGYLDEDGYLFIVDRKKDIIIRGGENITASEVEAALYDHPGLAEASVFGLPDERLGEQPVAVYVTHPGADVSEDDLREFLGARLAAFKIPVRFWRESDRLPRLGTEKVDKRSLKARYAAQWNGR from the coding sequence ATGCCGAGTGATCTCGACCTTACATTGCGCAAGGTGATGGATGGCCTGACCGCACCGGGGGCCATGCTGGAAACGGCCACGCAGGAGGTGCGCGGACAGACCTATACGGTGTTCCGCAACGCCCCGCCCAGCCTGCCCGCCCTTTTCGATGCCTATGGGTCGGCCCACGCGGCCAAGGACTTCATCGTCGACGGTGAGCTGCGGCTGACCTTCGGGGAAACCCTTGCCCTTGCCCGCGAGGTGGGGGCAGGACTGGTCAACCGCCATGGCCTGCAGCGCGGAGAGCGCGTGGGCATTGCCGCGCGCAATTCGGCAAACTGGATCATCGCCTACATGGGCGTGCTCTTCGCGGGTGGCTGCGTCGCGCTGCTCAACGGCTGGTGGACCGGCGAGGAACTGGCTGGCGGCATCCGGCTGGCCGATTGCCGCCTGATCCTTGCCGATGCCTCGCGGGCCGCACGGCTTGAGGCGATCGACCACGGCGGAGAGGTCTTGCTGTTTGACCACGGCGATCCGCGCGAAGGGCTGGCCTGCCTGCTCGGTTCGGGCGAGGCCACCCTGCCGGCTCTGCGCGGGGACGATCTTGCCACGATCCTGTTCACCTCCGGTTCGACCGGACAGTCCAAGGGCGCGGTATCGGACCATCGCGCCGTGGTGCAGGCAACGATCAACTTCGCCGCGCAGACGCTGATGCTTTACACGTACCACGCGGGGCTTGGCCAGGTGCCGGACCGGCAGCCCGCCGCGCTGGTGGCCGTGCCGCTGTTCCATGTGACCGGCGAAATCCCGCTGATGCTGCAAAGCATGATCACCGGGCGCAAGCTGGTGATCATGCCGCGCTGGGACGCGGTGGAGGCCATGCGGCTGATCGAGCGCGAACAGGTAAGCTATTTCATCGGCGTGCCGCTGATGAGCCACGAGATCGCCATGCATCCCGATCGCGGCAGGTTTGACCTTTCAACCTGCTTCCACTTCGCCGCGGGCGGCGCGCCGCGCCCGGCAAGCCATGTGCGCGCCATCCGCGATGCCTTGCCAACCGGCTATCCCATCCTGGGTTATGGGCTTACCGAAACCAATGCCGTGGGCTGCGGCAATTTCAACGAAAACTACCTCGACAAGCCCAACTCCACGGGCCCTGCGAGCAAGCCGCTGGTGGACCTTGCGATCCTCGACGATGCCCGCCAGCCGCTCGGCCCCGGTGCCGTCGGCGAAGTGGCGATCCGCTCGGTCTGCAACTTCCTTGGCTACTGGCGCAACGAGGAGGCGACCCGTGCCTGCCTTACCGAAGACGGCTGGTTCCTGTCGGGCGACCTCGGCTATCTGGACGAGGATGGCTACCTGTTCATCGTCGATCGCAAGAAGGACATCATCATTCGCGGCGGCGAGAACATCACCGCAAGCGAGGTGGAGGCCGCGCTCTACGACCATCCAGGCCTTGCCGAAGCAAGCGTGTTCGGCCTGCCGGACGAACGGCTGGGCGAACAGCCGGTGGCGGTCTACGTGACGCACCCCGGAGCCGACGTTTCCGAAGACGACCTGCGCGAATTCCTGGGCGCACGGCTCGCCGCCTTCAAGATACCGGTGCGTTTCTGGCGGGAATCGGATAGACTGCCGCGGCTCGGTACCGAAAAGGTCGACAAGCGCAGCCTCAAGGCGCGCTATGCGGCTCAATGGAACGGGCGCTGA
- the lgt gene encoding prolipoprotein diacylglyceryl transferase: MSLLLTTAAQPIYFDDLGLTRGIDLGFFMLRWYSLAYLAGIVLAYWHTSKAIKTAGAPLAQRHADDLFFYCTLGIIIGGRLGYATFYAPELWASPGDLVKLWEGGMSFHGGLLGVVAAFAWVSWRGKLNFLRVADYVSVAVPFGMLFGRLANFVNGELWGRPAGPDVPWAIVFPDAGLEARHPSQLYEAGLEGLLLLLVMMYLFWRTRARFRPGLLAGVFAAGIALGRFVVEFFREPDAQLKAFAQSTGLSMGQWLTVPLFLAGVFFIVRALKRPPLGTVAPPPQ; the protein is encoded by the coding sequence CTGTCACTATTGCTTACCACTGCGGCGCAGCCGATCTACTTCGACGATCTGGGGCTGACGCGCGGGATCGATCTCGGCTTCTTCATGCTGCGCTGGTACAGCCTGGCTTACCTGGCCGGCATTGTCCTGGCCTATTGGCACACTTCGAAGGCGATCAAGACGGCCGGTGCCCCCCTTGCCCAGCGCCATGCCGACGACCTGTTCTTCTATTGCACGCTCGGCATCATCATCGGCGGCCGGCTTGGCTATGCCACGTTCTACGCTCCCGAGCTGTGGGCCAGCCCCGGCGATCTGGTGAAGCTGTGGGAAGGCGGGATGAGCTTCCATGGCGGCCTGCTCGGCGTGGTCGCCGCCTTTGCCTGGGTATCTTGGCGCGGCAAGCTGAACTTCCTGCGCGTGGCTGACTACGTCTCGGTCGCCGTGCCCTTCGGCATGCTGTTCGGGCGGCTGGCCAACTTCGTCAACGGTGAACTCTGGGGCCGCCCCGCCGGACCGGACGTGCCCTGGGCGATCGTATTCCCCGATGCCGGCCTTGAAGCGCGCCACCCCAGCCAGCTTTACGAGGCCGGGCTGGAAGGCCTGCTGCTGCTGCTGGTGATGATGTACCTTTTCTGGCGCACCCGCGCCCGCTTCCGCCCGGGCCTGCTTGCGGGCGTGTTCGCTGCGGGCATCGCGCTCGGCCGTTTTGTCGTCGAATTCTTCCGCGAGCCCGATGCCCAGCTTAAGGCCTTTGCCCAGTCGACCGGGTTGTCGATGGGCCAGTGGCTGACCGTTCCGCTGTTCCTGGCTGGCGTGTTCTTCATTGTTCGCGCCCTGAAGCGGCCCCCGCTCGGAACCGTTGCCCCGCCACCGCAATGA